Proteins encoded together in one Cherax quadricarinatus isolate ZL_2023a chromosome 68, ASM3850222v1, whole genome shotgun sequence window:
- the LOC128697814 gene encoding F-box/LRR-repeat protein 14-like → MAEIVVTGGEVECSGDDAELQARTTSGLQAKFYITCLPNELLLHIFSFLSVPELCFSVAPVCTAWRDLAKDPILWRHLEFNFVYNTDTKREQRLVTASPFLLSLELQNLTNDNFLLHVADSCKMLRKLTLIHCIDPSYTCVLQLSERNRPVIQRLITDRHSRLTYSFLLTSGFKELRYLNFNMCSSLTDEELESIARQCKHLQYLNIEDMSEIHDSSITLLTKELGHCLKSLHIHGKYLTDISYKSFSNLVLLEELMIMKCVNMTDVGLRGLHGLKKLTSLTLFLDDGVSVTGLTDLFTGKRLSQLVHLELVFQSLNDLVVKTLARNCPNLLRLTLKCMTAAYGMFSPPLLTSSTMTDAGIAEVVARCPLLQELNLTRMPNLTGTALINIPTALPHLSGLELWGCSRVNSTIIQRLEDQMPSLIVFSPKELGWVRSFR, encoded by the coding sequence ATGGCTGagattgttgttactggtggtgaagTAGAGTGTTCTGGGGATGATGCAGAGTTACAAGCCAGAACTACCAGTGGTTTACAAGCCAAGTTTTACATAACTTGTCTTCCTAATGAACTTTTGCTACACATTTTCTCATTCCTTAGTGTTCCAGAACTGTGTTTTAGCGTGGCTCCTGTGTGTACTGCATGGCGAGACTTGGCCAAAGATCCCATACTGTGGAGACATCTTGAATTTAATTTCGTGTATAACACAGACACCAAGAGAGAGCAGAGGTTAGTGACAGCCTCACCTTTCTTGCTATCACTGGAATTGCAAAATCTTACGAATGATAATTTCCTGCTTCACGTCGCAGATTCTTGTAAAATGCTGAGGAAACTCACGCTCATACATTGTATTGATCCATCATACACGTGTGTACTTCAACTTTCTGAGAGAAATCGCCCCGTCATACAAAGGTTGATTACAGACAGACACTCAAGGTTGACTTATAGTTTTCTTCTAACTTCTGGTTTCAAGGAACTGCGATATTTAAACTTTAACATGTGTTCATCACTAACTGATGAAGAATTGGAAAGTATTGCTAGACAGTGTAAACATCTCCAATACCTTAACATTGAAGACATGTCTGAGATACACGATTCTTCAATAACATTACTGACGAAGGAGCTCGGTCACTGTCTCAAGAGTCTTCACATACATGGTAAATATTTAACAGACATCTCATATAAGTCATTTAGTAACCTAGTGCTGCTGGAAGAACTAATGATCATGAAGTGTGTTAACATGACTGACGTTGGACTACGTGGGCTGCACGGTCTAAAAAAGCTGACCTCGCTAACACTTTTCTTGGATGATGGCGTAAGTGTGACTGGCCTCACAGATCTGTTTACAGGGAAACGTTTATCGCAGTTGGTTCACCTTGAGCTTGTATTTCAGTCCTTGAATGACTTGGTAGTGAAAACCCTGGCAAGGAATTGCCCTAACCTGCTCAGACTAACACTCAAATGTATGACGGCAGCTTACGGCATGTTCAGCCCACCACTGCTTACTAGTTCCACTATGACTGACGCTGGTATTGCCGAGGTGGTGGCTCGGTGCCCACTGCTCCAAGAACTCAATTTGACTAGAATGCCAAACCTCACTGGCACTGCTCTCATTAACATTCCCACAGCTCTTCCTCATCTAAGTGGACTAGAGCTCTGGGGCTGCAGCAGAGTTAATTCAACAATTATACAACGTCTGGAAGATCAGATGCCGTCACTCATTGTGTTTTCTCCAAAAGAGTTAGGCTGGGTAAGAAGCTTCAGATGA